One region of Candidatus Binatia bacterium genomic DNA includes:
- a CDS encoding response regulator, producing the protein MRNRRILLIEDNPDDQELALSVLDRVELGAQVEVAADGVEGLDRLLATGASRPALVLLDLKLPRLDGFDVLRRIRSEARTAYTPVVVFTSSGERSDLQRCYELGCNSYVQKPVDATAFAATVRDIAMYWLGRNEGLVD; encoded by the coding sequence ATGCGAAACCGACGGATCTTGCTGATCGAAGATAACCCCGACGACCAGGAGTTGGCGCTCAGCGTTCTCGATCGGGTGGAACTGGGTGCGCAGGTCGAGGTGGCCGCCGACGGGGTCGAAGGGCTGGATCGCCTGCTGGCTACGGGCGCGTCGCGGCCGGCCCTGGTGTTGCTCGACCTGAAGCTGCCGCGTCTGGATGGCTTCGACGTTCTGCGGCGAATCCGCTCGGAGGCGCGCACGGCTTATACCCCGGTCGTCGTCTTCACGTCCTCGGGGGAGCGCTCCGACCTGCAGAGGTGTTACGAGCTGGGTTGCAACAGTTACGTGCAAAAGCCGGTGGATGCCACTGCCTTCGCGGCCACCGTCCGCGACATCGCCATGTACTGGTTGGGTCGCAACGAGGGGTTGGTCGATTGA
- the argJ gene encoding bifunctional glutamate N-acetyltransferase/amino-acid acetyltransferase ArgJ, with protein sequence MKLDVAPIPVRVAGFRFAGATCGLKAGGARDVAVIASAVPATAAAAFTTNRVQAAPVVVGRPRAASGRLQAIVVNSGNANAYTGRDGLATARAMCKTAARALGISEALVLPSSTGRIGVAPPRDRLCDGVAAACAALSTHGFHDALAGIMTTDAFPKFAVEGLVVGEREVTLAGMAKGAGMIAPRLALANRTVHPHATTLAYVFTDAAVSVAALRRVLAAALPQSFNAIVVDGDTSTNDTIVLLANGLAGNTPITVASAEFPAFCGAAVRVLRTLARQIVKDGEGATRVVDVRIHGARTRRDAERVADTIARSPLCKAAFFGGDPYTGRIVCAAGYSGAHFDPDRLDVFLDDVQVVRAGRETVGRIEARAAAVVQRPEFTLTLHLHAGNATAHRMMSDLTVDYVRFNSDYRT encoded by the coding sequence ATGAAGCTCGACGTCGCTCCGATTCCGGTCCGGGTCGCGGGGTTTCGCTTCGCGGGTGCAACCTGCGGCTTGAAGGCCGGCGGTGCCCGCGACGTGGCGGTGATCGCTTCTGCGGTTCCGGCCACCGCCGCTGCCGCCTTCACCACCAATCGCGTTCAGGCCGCCCCCGTCGTGGTCGGTCGCCCCCGGGCCGCCTCCGGGCGCCTGCAGGCCATCGTCGTCAACAGCGGCAACGCCAACGCTTATACCGGCCGCGACGGCCTGGCGACGGCACGGGCCATGTGCAAGACCGCCGCCCGCGCCCTCGGCATCTCCGAAGCTCTGGTGCTGCCATCCTCTACCGGCCGCATCGGCGTGGCGCCGCCACGCGACCGGCTCTGCGACGGCGTGGCCGCGGCCTGCGCGGCACTATCCACGCACGGATTTCACGACGCGCTTGCCGGGATCATGACCACCGATGCGTTCCCGAAGTTCGCCGTCGAGGGTCTCGTCGTCGGCGAACGCGAGGTCACCCTCGCGGGTATGGCCAAGGGTGCCGGCATGATCGCGCCGCGGCTCGCTCTCGCAAACCGGACCGTCCACCCCCATGCGACCACTCTGGCGTACGTATTTACCGACGCGGCGGTTTCCGTCGCCGCCCTGCGCCGCGTGCTGGCCGCCGCGCTTCCGCAATCCTTCAACGCCATCGTCGTCGACGGCGACACGAGTACTAACGACACCATCGTCCTGCTCGCCAACGGATTGGCAGGAAATACGCCAATTACCGTCGCGTCCGCGGAGTTTCCCGCGTTCTGCGGCGCCGCGGTTAGGGTCCTGCGAACCCTCGCGCGCCAGATCGTCAAGGACGGCGAAGGAGCGACCAGGGTCGTCGACGTGCGTATTCACGGGGCGCGTACACGGCGTGACGCCGAGCGGGTCGCCGATACCATCGCCCGCTCGCCGCTGTGCAAGGCGGCGTTCTTCGGCGGCGATCCCTACACCGGGCGCATCGTCTGCGCCGCCGGATACAGCGGGGCCCACTTCGACCCGGACCGGCTGGACGTTTTCCTCGACGACGTCCAGGTCGTAAGGGCCGGGCGCGAAACGGTGGGCCGGATCGAGGCCAGGGCTGCCGCCGTCGTGCAACGGCCGGAATTCACGCTGACGCTTCACCTCCACGCCGGCAACGCGACGGCGCATCGCATGATGTCCGACCTGACCGTCGACTACGTGCGGTTCAATTCCGATTACCGTACGTAG